In Pseudofrankia saprophytica, one genomic interval encodes:
- a CDS encoding small basic family protein — protein MAGGAAPALALVAGLVAGFLLLPSAPGWLAPYLPVAVVAALDALVGGLRAALERVFDDVVFVASFLTNTTVAVLLVLVGDRLGVGGALTTAVVIVFGIRIFTNATALRRHLFGV, from the coding sequence GTGGCGGGCGGGGCGGCGCCGGCGCTGGCGCTCGTCGCGGGGCTGGTCGCCGGGTTCCTGCTGCTGCCGTCGGCGCCGGGCTGGCTCGCGCCCTACCTGCCGGTCGCCGTGGTGGCCGCGCTGGACGCCCTGGTGGGCGGGCTGCGCGCCGCCCTGGAACGGGTCTTCGACGATGTGGTCTTCGTCGCGTCGTTCCTGACGAACACGACGGTCGCCGTGCTGCTCGTGCTGGTCGGTGACCGGCTCGGCGTCGGCGGCGCGCTCACCACCGCCGTCGTCATCGTGTTCGGAATCCGGATCTTCACCAACGCCACGGCGCTGCGCCGCCACCTGTTCGGGGTGTAG
- a CDS encoding DUF881 domain-containing protein, with the protein MPDEAPVPPAEPSVPAPRPPSRPRAARAAVAALLAVAGFAIPVTVSAARDTAPAGTGTARLVDQVGALGADGRRLATEIDRLERERTALASATPDRVTLAAASARADALAVLAGTVPVAGPGVELTVTDPRGNIGADVFVDLLQELRDAGAEAIELSGVRLAAESYIVNRRGGGLTVDGTAVAAPYTVRAIGDPHTLAEAMRFPGGVLDTVATREGATARVTEPGRVEIRAVR; encoded by the coding sequence GTGCCCGACGAAGCGCCCGTCCCGCCCGCCGAGCCGTCCGTGCCCGCGCCGCGCCCGCCCTCGCGCCCGCGGGCCGCGAGGGCCGCCGTGGCGGCGCTGCTGGCCGTGGCCGGGTTCGCGATTCCGGTGACGGTCTCGGCGGCCCGGGACACGGCGCCCGCCGGCACGGGCACGGCTCGCCTCGTCGACCAGGTCGGCGCGCTCGGCGCCGACGGCAGGCGGCTGGCCACCGAGATCGACCGGCTCGAGCGGGAACGGACCGCGCTGGCCTCCGCCACCCCGGACAGGGTGACCCTCGCCGCCGCCAGCGCCCGCGCCGACGCCCTTGCGGTGCTCGCCGGCACGGTGCCGGTCGCCGGGCCAGGCGTCGAGCTGACCGTCACCGACCCTCGCGGCAACATCGGCGCCGACGTCTTCGTCGACCTTCTCCAGGAGCTGCGCGACGCGGGGGCCGAGGCGATCGAGCTGTCCGGGGTGCGCCTGGCCGCTGAGAGCTACATCGTCAACCGGCGAGGCGGCGGGCTGACCGTCGACGGAACGGCCGTGGCCGCGCCCTACACGGTGCGGGCGATCGGTGATCCGCACACCTTGGCGGAGGCGATGCGGTTCCCCGGCGGGGTGCTCGATACGGTGGCAACCCGTGAGGGCGCCACGGCGCGGGTCACCGAGCCCGGCCGGGTCGAGATCCGCGCGGTGAGGTGA
- the gcvH gene encoding glycine cleavage system protein GcvH: MEGDSVYPEDLKYSREHEWVRVAGATMRVGITSYAQEALGDIVYVSLPEVGGQVSAGEPFGEVESTKSVSDVYAPASGEVVARNDALDGSPELLNSDPYGDGWLIEVAVADLSALDELLDAAAYQEHVKSH; this comes from the coding sequence ATGGAAGGCGACTCGGTGTATCCGGAGGACCTGAAGTACTCGCGTGAGCACGAGTGGGTCCGGGTGGCCGGCGCGACGATGCGTGTCGGGATCACCTCGTACGCCCAGGAGGCGCTCGGCGACATCGTGTACGTGTCGCTGCCGGAGGTCGGGGGCCAGGTCTCGGCCGGCGAGCCGTTCGGCGAGGTGGAGTCGACCAAGAGCGTGTCGGACGTGTACGCGCCGGCGTCCGGCGAGGTGGTCGCCCGCAACGACGCGCTCGACGGCTCGCCCGAGCTGCTCAACTCCGACCCGTACGGTGACGGCTGGCTCATCGAGGTCGCGGTCGCGGACCTGTCGGCCCTCGACGAGCTGCTGGACGCCGCCGCCTACCAGGAGCACGTGAAGAGCCACTGA
- a CDS encoding FHA domain-containing protein, which yields MFCTKCGQHNPPDALYCARCGSPLVRPGEPVAPERPGDQTSSLNLATAALHRVDGDHSDEANERDAVAAVDALPPGSALLVVKRGPNAGSRFLLDADLTTAGRHPESDIFLDDVTVSRRHAEFLRSPYTKGFTVRDVGSLNGTYLNRERIDSADLTSGDEVQIGKFRLVFLTGSPYSGGGPL from the coding sequence GTGTTCTGCACGAAGTGCGGACAGCACAACCCGCCCGACGCGCTTTATTGCGCGCGGTGCGGGTCACCCCTGGTACGCCCGGGCGAGCCGGTGGCGCCTGAGCGACCGGGGGACCAGACGTCCAGCCTGAACCTGGCGACCGCCGCCCTGCACCGCGTCGACGGCGACCACTCCGACGAGGCCAACGAACGGGACGCGGTGGCCGCGGTGGACGCGCTACCGCCCGGCTCTGCGCTCCTCGTCGTCAAACGGGGCCCGAACGCGGGCAGCCGCTTCCTGCTGGACGCGGACCTGACCACGGCCGGCCGGCACCCGGAGAGCGACATCTTCCTCGACGACGTGACCGTCTCCCGCCGGCACGCGGAGTTCCTGCGCTCGCCGTACACCAAGGGCTTCACGGTCCGTGACGTCGGCAGTCTCAACGGCACCTACCTGAACCGGGAGCGGATCGACTCCGCCGACCTCACCAGCGGGGACGAGGTGCAGATCGGCAAGTTCCGGCTGGTGTTCCTGACCGGGTCCCCCTACTCGGGGGGTGGTCCGTTGTGA
- a CDS encoding MerR family transcriptional regulator, with product MSARLSAAAAIAAPAPGSLGPGQSRVGRPGRHSGRPVPDAEADARHSAKVLNIGEVLDRLRVDYPDITLSKIRYLEAEGLVEPARTSSNYRKYSAADVARLGYVLHAQRERYLPLRVIKDELAAMDRGEVPTAPPPGPRAVPATPPATGLDVLLGAERVRMSRRELLAASGLDEEALAELERHGLLRAVSGGGYYDADALVVARTVGLLAAHGVQARHLRAARAAADREAGLIEAAVAPLRAPRSAGAAPDADDLPRDSVDELALLLVRLHAALLRARLGSRS from the coding sequence GTGAGCGCGCGACTGTCGGCGGCGGCCGCGATCGCGGCGCCGGCTCCGGGCAGCCTCGGCCCAGGCCAGTCCCGCGTTGGCCGGCCCGGGCGCCATTCTGGCCGCCCGGTGCCCGACGCCGAGGCGGATGCCCGGCACAGCGCCAAGGTCCTCAACATCGGCGAGGTGCTTGACCGGCTGCGGGTCGACTATCCGGACATCACCCTGTCCAAGATCCGCTATCTCGAGGCCGAGGGCCTGGTCGAGCCGGCCAGGACCAGCTCGAACTACCGCAAGTACTCGGCCGCCGACGTCGCCCGGCTCGGGTACGTCCTGCACGCCCAGCGTGAGCGCTACCTGCCGCTCCGGGTGATCAAGGACGAGCTGGCGGCGATGGACCGCGGCGAGGTGCCGACCGCGCCGCCGCCAGGCCCGCGCGCGGTTCCCGCGACGCCGCCGGCGACCGGCCTGGACGTGCTGCTCGGCGCCGAGCGGGTCCGGATGTCGCGCCGCGAGCTGCTCGCCGCCAGCGGTCTCGACGAGGAGGCACTGGCCGAGCTCGAGCGGCACGGCCTGCTGCGGGCCGTCTCCGGCGGCGGTTACTACGACGCGGACGCGCTGGTCGTCGCCCGCACCGTCGGCCTGCTCGCCGCGCACGGCGTGCAGGCCCGCCATCTGCGGGCCGCCCGCGCCGCCGCCGACCGGGAGGCCGGCCTCATCGAGGCCGCCGTCGCGCCCCTGCGCGCTCCGCGTAGCGCCGGAGCCGCTCCGGACGCCGACGACCTGCCCCGCGACTCTGTCGACGAGCTCGCCCTGCTCCTGGTCCGGCTGCACGCCGCCCTCCTGCGCGCCCGCCTCGGCTCCCGCAGCTGA
- a CDS encoding bifunctional nuclease family protein produces the protein MHRLDIVGVRVELPSKQPIVLLKEVGGERYLPIWIGAVEATAIAFAQEGITTARPMTHDLMRDVLRALQTELSQVTITDLQDGVFFATLRFANGVEVSARPSDAIALAMRMGAPVYGVEAVLAEAGITVPEEQEQEQESELEKFREFLDTISPEDFNSPGS, from the coding sequence GTGCATCGGCTGGACATCGTCGGCGTGCGAGTCGAGCTTCCTTCGAAGCAGCCGATCGTCCTGCTCAAGGAGGTCGGCGGTGAGCGGTATCTGCCGATCTGGATCGGTGCTGTCGAGGCGACGGCGATCGCCTTCGCCCAGGAGGGGATCACGACCGCGCGCCCGATGACCCACGACCTGATGCGGGACGTGCTGCGGGCGCTGCAGACGGAGCTCTCCCAGGTGACCATCACCGACCTGCAGGACGGCGTGTTCTTCGCCACCCTGCGGTTCGCCAACGGCGTCGAGGTCTCCGCCCGTCCGTCGGACGCGATCGCGCTGGCGATGCGGATGGGCGCGCCGGTCTACGGCGTCGAGGCGGTGCTCGCCGAGGCTGGGATCACCGTGCCCGAAGAGCAGGAACAGGAGCAGGAGAGCGAGCTCGAGAAGTTCCGCGAGTTCCTCGACACGATCTCCCCGGAGGACTTCAACAGCCCTGGTTCCTAG
- a CDS encoding MerR family transcriptional regulator — MIEQGELFPDELPGPPGDDVGYRGPTACAAAGITYRQLDYWARTGLVVPSVRGATGSGSQRLYSFRDILVLRVVRKLLEAGVSLQNIRSAAEHVRTRGVDDLAELTLISDGSTVYECTSDDQVVDLVRGGQGVFAIAVGRAVQDMRGQLASLPCERPGQPPASHPGDELAGRRARRSSA; from the coding sequence ATGATCGAGCAGGGTGAGCTCTTCCCGGACGAGCTGCCCGGGCCGCCCGGTGACGACGTCGGCTACCGGGGCCCGACCGCCTGCGCCGCTGCCGGCATCACCTACCGGCAGCTGGACTACTGGGCGAGGACCGGGCTGGTGGTGCCGAGCGTGCGCGGCGCGACCGGGTCCGGCAGCCAGCGCCTCTACTCGTTCCGCGACATCCTCGTTCTTCGGGTGGTGCGCAAGCTGCTCGAGGCCGGCGTGTCCCTGCAGAACATCCGCTCCGCCGCCGAGCACGTCCGCACCCGCGGCGTCGACGACCTCGCCGAGCTGACGCTCATCAGCGACGGCTCGACGGTCTACGAGTGCACCTCCGACGATCAGGTCGTCGACCTGGTCCGCGGCGGCCAGGGGGTGTTCGCGATCGCCGTCGGCCGGGCGGTGCAGGACATGCGCGGCCAGCTCGCCTCGCTGCCCTGCGAGCGTCCCGGCCAGCCCCCGGCCAGCCACCCTGGCGACGAGCTCGCCGGCCGCCGGGCCCGCCGCAGCTCCGCCTAG
- a CDS encoding FtsK/SpoIIIE domain-containing protein, with the protein MSGSRRARTLAEAVQSSLAGALAVADRLDRQADRLAGAPAGGAGAEGAGDRTGLGAVFTEATELVYAQARGLASAGWGTSAWSAFSTPAAEGSRDPAAGAAGRFRPGLWRVGRVLAPAGTRAVPLAVPLLDAGNLRITAPRARRAEAVDLVRGLLTRVLASVPPGRVELTVYDPFELGAGIAGFAPLRAAGVVGPTLTTRSALEAALADLSGHVGRVTVDRLGGSFATLREREDAGLPRSEPWRVLVLLAWPSLPDEASRSLLGLAAQGPACGVHVVAVTEPDEPDAAPTGRPAAGPLPNEVALLAAAPARWRCSLAPGLDCALDAAPPADVVAAVAGSVAAAAADAAARAPGLGALLPDGLWEHDSAAGISVPVGFGADGPCLLGFDDDTVHGLVGGQAGAGKSTLLLTIIYGLAARYGPDQLRMHLLDFKEGLEFAQFGPRERDPFFLPHAETVGMDSDREFGVAVLRHVRGEMSRRAVAMRAAGARDLRGLRANDRQPSAAGGSAKEGDFRTPPGRGAWPRLLVVVDEFQVMLTPLDAVAREAIAHLEAIARQGRAYGIHLLLASQTLSGIDALDATAGKRGSIFGQFALRVALRTSISESRVLLSTSNEAAGALSGVGQAVVNRRNGHPAGNELIRVARPDVDTLAVLRPRLAKALAATVDEPRPPRVFVGHAPALLDANPAFAALRAPAPALGPAAPADPVALVGAPLDLAPPAVGVRLSAQPGRNLAVLGPLRREAVGVLQAAVRSVAAQAGPGGLRVDLVAASHEALGAVDDLAAVLRAAGTAVTVTGMTGLAGVVTETAAEVARREGSGLADEARGGYPLRLLVLFAADAARAALEASSGSGRRTGLDDLRLVTRRGPSVRVHVLGWWRGPSRLLDDLGPGHRDDVAAWVAVGVPGSDLFALAGHRSVAAGTAANRGVLFDRHARAEPLTVVPFAPLDVGDGDDAARAFGAAKDPAGAFGAAGELGGSGASG; encoded by the coding sequence GTGTCGGGCAGCCGGCGGGCACGCACGCTCGCGGAGGCCGTCCAGTCCTCGCTGGCCGGGGCGCTTGCCGTCGCCGACCGGTTGGACCGGCAGGCCGACCGGCTCGCCGGCGCACCCGCGGGCGGCGCCGGGGCCGAGGGCGCAGGTGACCGGACGGGGCTCGGGGCGGTGTTCACCGAGGCGACCGAGCTGGTGTACGCGCAGGCCCGAGGTCTGGCGAGCGCGGGCTGGGGCACCTCGGCGTGGTCGGCCTTCAGCACCCCCGCCGCCGAGGGTTCCCGGGACCCGGCGGCCGGCGCCGCGGGGCGGTTCCGGCCGGGGCTGTGGCGGGTCGGGCGGGTGCTGGCGCCGGCGGGGACCCGGGCCGTGCCGTTGGCGGTGCCGCTGCTCGACGCCGGCAACCTGCGGATCACCGCTCCCCGGGCGCGGCGCGCCGAGGCGGTCGACCTGGTGCGCGGGCTGCTGACCCGGGTGCTGGCGTCGGTGCCGCCGGGGCGGGTGGAGCTCACCGTCTACGACCCGTTCGAGCTGGGTGCCGGGATCGCCGGGTTCGCGCCGCTGCGCGCGGCCGGCGTCGTCGGCCCGACGCTGACCACCCGTTCCGCGCTGGAGGCGGCGCTGGCCGACCTGTCCGGCCACGTCGGGCGGGTGACCGTCGACCGGCTCGGCGGCTCGTTCGCGACGCTGCGCGAGCGGGAGGACGCCGGGCTGCCGCGGTCCGAGCCGTGGCGGGTGCTGGTGCTGCTGGCCTGGCCGTCGCTGCCCGACGAGGCGTCCCGGTCGCTGCTGGGCCTTGCCGCGCAGGGGCCGGCGTGCGGCGTGCACGTGGTCGCGGTGACCGAGCCGGACGAGCCCGACGCGGCCCCCACCGGCCGGCCGGCCGCCGGCCCGCTGCCGAACGAGGTGGCGCTGCTCGCGGCCGCCCCCGCGCGGTGGCGCTGCTCGCTCGCGCCCGGCCTGGACTGCGCGCTCGACGCCGCGCCGCCGGCCGACGTGGTCGCCGCGGTCGCGGGCTCGGTCGCCGCGGCGGCCGCCGACGCGGCCGCCCGGGCGCCCGGGCTCGGCGCGCTGCTGCCCGACGGGCTGTGGGAGCACGACAGTGCGGCGGGGATCTCGGTGCCGGTCGGGTTCGGCGCCGACGGCCCCTGCCTGCTTGGCTTCGACGACGACACCGTGCACGGCCTGGTAGGCGGGCAGGCGGGCGCGGGTAAGTCCACCCTGCTGCTCACGATCATCTACGGGCTGGCCGCCCGCTATGGCCCGGACCAGCTGCGCATGCACCTGCTGGACTTCAAGGAGGGTCTGGAGTTCGCCCAGTTCGGGCCGCGCGAGCGGGATCCGTTCTTCCTTCCGCACGCCGAGACGGTCGGGATGGACAGCGACCGGGAATTCGGCGTCGCGGTGCTGCGCCACGTCCGCGGCGAGATGTCCCGGCGGGCGGTGGCGATGCGCGCCGCCGGTGCCCGGGACCTGCGCGGCCTGCGCGCGAACGACCGGCAGCCCTCAGCGGCCGGGGGGAGTGCGAAGGAAGGAGATTTTCGCACTCCCCCCGGCCGGGGCGCCTGGCCGCGGCTCCTCGTCGTCGTCGACGAGTTCCAGGTGATGCTCACCCCACTGGACGCCGTCGCGCGTGAGGCGATCGCGCACCTCGAAGCGATCGCCCGCCAGGGCCGCGCCTATGGCATCCACCTGTTGCTGGCCAGCCAGACGCTGTCGGGTATCGACGCGCTGGACGCGACCGCCGGCAAGCGCGGGTCGATCTTCGGCCAGTTCGCGTTGCGGGTGGCGCTGCGCACCTCGATCAGCGAGTCTCGGGTGCTGCTGTCGACGAGCAACGAGGCCGCTGGCGCGTTGTCCGGCGTCGGCCAGGCGGTCGTCAACCGGCGCAACGGGCATCCGGCCGGCAACGAGCTGATCCGGGTGGCGCGGCCCGACGTCGACACGCTCGCCGTGCTTCGCCCGCGGCTGGCGAAGGCGCTCGCCGCGACCGTCGACGAGCCGCGCCCGCCGCGGGTCTTCGTCGGCCACGCCCCCGCGCTGCTGGACGCGAACCCGGCGTTCGCCGCGCTGCGCGCCCCGGCCCCGGCACTGGGCCCGGCGGCGCCGGCCGACCCGGTGGCGCTCGTGGGTGCCCCGCTGGACCTGGCGCCCCCGGCCGTCGGGGTGCGGCTGTCGGCCCAGCCGGGCCGCAACCTCGCGGTTCTCGGCCCGCTGCGCCGGGAGGCGGTCGGCGTGCTGCAGGCCGCGGTGCGCAGCGTCGCCGCCCAGGCGGGTCCCGGCGGGCTGCGCGTCGACCTGGTCGCGGCGAGCCACGAGGCCCTCGGGGCGGTCGACGACCTGGCCGCGGTGCTGCGCGCCGCCGGGACGGCGGTGACCGTGACCGGGATGACGGGGCTCGCCGGCGTCGTCACCGAGACCGCCGCCGAGGTGGCCCGCCGCGAGGGCTCGGGACTTGCCGACGAGGCGCGTGGCGGCTACCCGCTGCGGCTGCTGGTCCTGTTCGCGGCGGACGCCGCCCGGGCGGCGCTGGAGGCGTCCAGCGGCTCCGGGCGGCGCACCGGGCTCGACGATCTGCGGCTGGTGACCCGGCGCGGCCCGTCGGTGCGCGTTCACGTGCTCGGCTGGTGGCGGGGCCCGTCGCGACTGCTCGACGACCTGGGACCCGGCCACCGTGACGACGTCGCCGCCTGGGTGGCGGTCGGGGTTCCGGGCAGCGACCTGTTCGCCCTGGCCGGGCACCGCTCGGTCGCCGCGGGGACGGCGGCGAACCGGGGGGTGCTGTTCGATCGGCACGCGCGCGCCGAGCCGCTCACCGTCGTCCCGTTTGCCCCGCTGGATGTGGGGGATGGCGACGACGCTGCCCGCGCGTTCGGCGCGGCGAAGGACCCGGCGGGCGCGTTCGGCGCGGCGGGCGAGCTAGGAGGGAGCGGGGCCAGTGGCTGA
- a CDS encoding alpha,alpha-trehalose-phosphate synthase (UDP-forming) has translation MAHIDVLDLPLVLLSNRGPVTFDRDASGRTVNRGAGGLVSALAGLAEHLEDAVWVCGAATDEDVAVARESAGQALVVQTHPIPHLLDPRLGEGEPDGPAIKVRVVVTDPAAYADFYSVWSNPILWFVQHGLYGRSLSPVLTQAEHDAFENGYAAVNRVYADAVADEVRARGGKALVLLQDYHFYLVAEHVRQQCPDVVLTHFVHIPWPGPDEWRVLPAGIRERLLTGLLGSDVVGFHTRRYARNFVLCASELLGLPADLDALTITVGDRTVRARYYPISVDPAALDATLASEQVNAHVAMLRYIFLDEDRQLMLRVDRTDPSKNVVRGFLAFGTLLEQHPELVGKVSFLALLQPSRTDVPEYADYIALIGGVVAEINAKYTKEGRQPIDLRMVEDFPLAVAAYSICDVLVVNAIADGMNLVAKEVAVVNRRGGVLALSETAGAHEELGEFAVTLHPFDIQQMADAFYTALTMPLEERHRRLAAAAEQVRTHDVARWLSDQLTDLRRVAGFA, from the coding sequence GTGGCGCACATCGATGTGCTTGACCTGCCGCTGGTGCTGTTGTCGAACCGAGGCCCGGTCACCTTCGACCGGGACGCCTCAGGCCGTACCGTCAACCGGGGCGCGGGCGGACTGGTCTCCGCGCTGGCGGGCCTCGCCGAACATCTCGAGGACGCGGTCTGGGTCTGCGGGGCGGCGACCGACGAGGACGTCGCGGTCGCCAGGGAGTCGGCCGGCCAGGCGCTGGTCGTGCAGACCCACCCCATCCCGCACCTGCTCGATCCCCGCCTCGGGGAGGGCGAGCCCGACGGCCCGGCGATAAAGGTGCGGGTGGTCGTCACCGACCCGGCCGCCTACGCGGACTTCTACTCGGTCTGGTCGAACCCGATCCTGTGGTTCGTCCAGCACGGCCTCTACGGCCGCTCACTGTCCCCGGTGCTGACGCAGGCGGAGCACGACGCCTTCGAGAACGGTTACGCCGCCGTCAACCGGGTCTACGCCGACGCGGTCGCCGACGAGGTGCGAGCCCGTGGCGGCAAGGCGCTCGTACTGCTGCAGGACTACCACTTCTACCTGGTGGCCGAGCACGTCCGCCAGCAGTGCCCCGACGTCGTGCTCACCCATTTCGTGCACATCCCGTGGCCGGGGCCGGACGAGTGGCGGGTGCTGCCCGCGGGCATCCGGGAACGGCTGCTGACGGGCCTGCTCGGCAGCGACGTAGTCGGCTTCCACACCCGCCGTTACGCCCGCAACTTCGTGCTGTGCGCGAGTGAACTTCTCGGCCTGCCGGCCGACCTCGACGCCCTGACGATCACTGTTGGTGACCGGACGGTGCGTGCCCGCTACTACCCGATCTCGGTGGACCCGGCGGCGCTGGACGCGACGCTCGCCAGCGAGCAGGTCAACGCCCATGTGGCCATGTTGCGCTACATCTTCCTCGACGAGGACCGGCAGCTGATGCTGCGGGTCGACCGGACGGACCCGAGCAAGAACGTGGTGCGCGGTTTCCTCGCGTTCGGCACGCTTCTCGAGCAGCACCCGGAGCTGGTCGGCAAGGTCAGCTTCCTGGCGCTGTTGCAACCGAGCCGCACCGACGTGCCCGAGTACGCCGACTACATCGCGCTGATCGGCGGGGTCGTCGCCGAGATCAACGCGAAGTACACCAAGGAAGGCCGCCAGCCGATCGACCTGCGGATGGTGGAGGACTTCCCGCTCGCGGTCGCCGCGTACTCGATCTGCGACGTGCTGGTCGTCAACGCGATCGCGGACGGGATGAACCTGGTCGCGAAGGAGGTGGCTGTCGTCAACCGGCGTGGCGGGGTGCTGGCGCTGTCGGAGACGGCGGGCGCGCACGAGGAGCTCGGCGAGTTCGCCGTGACCCTGCACCCGTTCGACATCCAGCAGATGGCCGACGCCTTCTACACGGCGCTGACCATGCCGCTGGAGGAGCGTCACCGCCGGCTGGCGGCGGCGGCGGAGCAGGTCCGCACCCACGACGTGGCGCGCTGGCTGAGCGACCAGCTCACCGACCTGCGCCGCGTCGCCGGCTTCGCCTGA